The Candidatus Eremiobacteraceae bacterium genome contains the following window.
CGCCTTCCCACCGGCTTCACATGAGGGTAACCTAAGCGCGCTACGATGGAGCAAGCGGAGGTGAGCCATGAAGACATTTGTGATGAAACAGATCGGCCAAGTGGGGTTCATGGACAAGCCGAAACCGGAACCCGGGCCGAACGACGCTATCGTGCGCACCACGGCCGCGCTCATCTGCACGTCGGATTCGCACACCGTCAAGGGCGCGATCGGCGAGCGCGTGGATTTGACGCTCGGGCACGAAGCGGTCGGCGTCGTCGACAGCGTCGGCGCGCAAGTGAAGCTCTTCAAACCAGGCGACCGCGTGCTCGTGGGCGCGATAACTCCGGTGTGGGGAGACCTCGCATCGCAGGCCGGCCATCCCTCGCAGTCGGAGCAGCCCCTTGGCGGCTGGCGCTTCGCCAACGTCAAGGACGGCGTGTTCGCGGAATACTTCCACGTCAACGAGGCGGATGCGAACATGGCCTTGATCCCGGCATCGGTGCAGGACGACGTAGCGGTCTACTGCGCCGACATGCTGTCGACCGGTTTCATGGGTGCGGAGAATGCGGCCATACCGATCGGCGGCACGGTCGCCGTGTTCGCAGAGGGTCCCGTGGGCCTGATGGCCACCGCCGGCGCGCGGCTGCTTGGCGCGGGTCTGGTCATCGGCGTCGACGCAGTGCCGGCGCGAAAGGAGCTTGCGCGCTACTACGGCGCCGACGTAGTCATCGACCCGGACGATGCGGTAGCGCAGATCATGAAGCTGACCGGTGGGCGCGGGGTCGACTCGGCCATCGAAGCGCTCGGAGCTGAGGTCACGCTGGCGAATTCCGTGCGCGTCAC
Protein-coding sequences here:
- a CDS encoding zinc-binding dehydrogenase; protein product: MKQIGQVGFMDKPKPEPGPNDAIVRTTAALICTSDSHTVKGAIGERVDLTLGHEAVGVVDSVGAQVKLFKPGDRVLVGAITPVWGDLASQAGHPSQSEQPLGGWRFANVKDGVFAEYFHVNEADANMALIPASVQDDVAVYCADMLSTGFMGAENAAIPIGGTVAVFAEGPVGLMATAGARLLGAGLVIGVDAVPARKELARYYGADVVIDPDDAVAQIMKLTGGRGVDSAIEALGAEVTLANSVRVTKPGGTISNIGYHGHGEYVGIPRVEWGVGMAEKTIRTGLCPGGRLRMERLLLMLERKRIDPTRMTTHRFPFAEMDKAFEIMDKKLDGVIKPLITF